Proteins encoded together in one Planctomycetaceae bacterium window:
- a CDS encoding acetolactate synthase: MSAGFGDESTVSPMTSRGRDWPCLRQFGIFMENKVGSLQNTLRRIEREDLKIVGLSILDSADCAIARVITTHYERTRELLNLSGLTTFETDVIGVMLPDAAQPHTSVCSSLMSAELNVQYVYPLLYRRGGRGAVAVYVDNIDEALRVLKEQNQELVTEDDLMEFDDMFG, translated from the coding sequence ATGAGTGCCGGGTTCGGAGATGAGTCCACCGTCAGTCCCATGACGTCCCGCGGGCGCGACTGGCCGTGTCTGCGGCAGTTCGGCATCTTCATGGAAAACAAAGTCGGCTCGCTGCAGAACACGCTGCGCCGGATTGAACGGGAAGACCTGAAAATCGTCGGACTCAGCATTCTGGATTCCGCCGACTGCGCGATCGCACGCGTCATCACGACGCACTACGAACGGACTCGCGAGCTGCTGAATCTGTCCGGTCTGACGACGTTCGAAACCGACGTGATCGGTGTCATGCTGCCCGACGCCGCACAGCCGCATACCAGCGTCTGCAGCAGCCTGATGTCGGCCGAGCTGAACGTGCAATACGTCTATCCGCTGCTGTACCGTCGCGGAGGCCGCGGAGCCGTTGCGGTGTACGTCGACAACATCGACGAAGCCCTGCGAGTGCTGAAGGAACAGAATCAGGAACTGGTAACGGAAGATGATCTGATGGAATTCGA
- the lptB gene encoding LPS export ABC transporter ATP-binding protein encodes MALLQCEGLVKDYPGKRAVDGVDFVVEPGEIVGLLGPNGAGKSTTFRMACGLISPTKGKVLLHDKDVTRWPMYMRAQHGLGYLPQDASIFSRLSVEQNILSILEFRGLSRKAAAAKIDRLLSEFGLSDKRTQRSGSLSGGERRRLEIARALASDPQIILLDEPFTGIDPVTIHSIQDIIHGLRDQGIAILLTDHRERETLTITDRSYIICAGQVLVSGSAETVLNDPGAIENYFGRRFDAGSIIDGRDTFRKSA; translated from the coding sequence ATGGCTCTGCTGCAGTGCGAAGGACTCGTCAAGGACTACCCCGGAAAACGGGCGGTGGACGGTGTCGACTTCGTCGTCGAACCGGGCGAAATTGTGGGTCTGCTGGGACCGAACGGCGCGGGAAAGAGCACCACATTTCGCATGGCGTGCGGGTTGATCTCGCCGACGAAGGGCAAAGTCCTGCTGCACGACAAAGACGTGACCCGCTGGCCCATGTATATGCGGGCTCAGCACGGCCTGGGTTACCTGCCGCAGGACGCCAGCATTTTCTCCAGGCTTTCCGTCGAACAGAATATCCTGTCAATTCTGGAATTCCGCGGGCTAAGCCGCAAAGCGGCGGCAGCGAAGATTGACAGGCTGCTGTCGGAGTTTGGCCTGAGCGACAAGCGCACGCAGCGATCCGGGTCGCTGTCCGGCGGAGAGCGTCGTCGGCTGGAAATCGCCCGGGCGCTGGCCAGTGATCCTCAGATTATTCTTCTGGACGAACCCTTCACCGGCATCGATCCGGTGACGATTCACAGTATTCAGGACATCATTCACGGACTTCGCGATCAGGGGATCGCCATCCTGCTGACGGACCATCGTGAACGCGAAACGCTGACCATCACTGATCGCAGCTACATTATTTGCGCGGGGCAGGTGCTGGTTTCCGGAAGTGCCGAAACGGTGCTCAACGACCCCGGTGCGATTGAGAACTACTTCGGCAGACGATTTGACGCAGGGTCGATCATTGACGGACGCGACACGTTCCGCAAGTCCGCATAG
- a CDS encoding S26 family signal peptidase, producing the protein MADTKKSEKADARATTAVENAHKKPQPDSLRETMESIAIAFVLAFLFKTFQAEIYVIPTGSMAPTLLGRHKDAHCDGCGYDFTVGASSELDQSDGVLVTDQRILGAVCPNCRYRIEIEHAPAYNGDRILVNKQVSEYRRFDVVVFKNPEEGHINYIKRLVGLPGETIRILAGNIWSRPNDDDTARWQIQRKQDPAVQKDIQLLVYDDHYPPREMLAAGFPERWVPAQYSESARQFGGWPESENAWTADREARTYSADSSTDWQWLRYRHVVPAPYDWDDVENGRELRNAAAATLVTDFCGFNTARTGDSDGKLRGANRNYSEDVYWVGDLTLCATIDVAAAETNGAVMLELVEGPRRFRCEFNLTSGEVRLLNIGLANRRSDEPNLMASASTPVKGTGKWDVRFANVDDRVLLWIDDELVEFDAPTTYEDAHAGAPIATLEDLAPCGIAARSAELEVSRLLLQRDIYYRNETYPFATADEVPVVDDPRFLQHISEVRDEGALRNSLADPSKWSENYLETSGIQQERYSRFMEFRLDEGEYLMFGDNSPKSKDSRLFDLNSRPMAGVFSHRYAVREQDLIGRALFIFWPHGIPFLNDGKGFAVLHHKEKNTQRFSNEKVRIVRMKDYPSVRFPFYPNFGRMKKIR; encoded by the coding sequence ATGGCTGACACAAAGAAATCCGAGAAAGCAGACGCCCGAGCGACGACTGCCGTCGAAAACGCCCATAAGAAGCCTCAGCCTGACAGCCTGCGCGAAACGATGGAATCAATCGCGATTGCCTTTGTGCTGGCGTTTCTGTTCAAGACGTTTCAGGCCGAAATCTACGTCATCCCGACCGGCTCGATGGCGCCGACGCTGCTGGGCCGTCACAAGGACGCGCATTGTGACGGCTGTGGCTACGACTTCACCGTCGGCGCATCCAGTGAGCTTGACCAGAGCGACGGCGTTTTAGTCACCGACCAGCGAATTCTCGGTGCTGTTTGCCCAAACTGTCGCTACCGCATCGAGATTGAGCACGCGCCGGCCTATAACGGCGACCGGATTCTGGTGAATAAGCAGGTTTCCGAATACCGCCGATTTGATGTGGTCGTGTTTAAGAACCCGGAAGAGGGGCATATCAACTACATCAAGCGTCTTGTCGGATTGCCGGGTGAGACAATTCGCATTCTGGCCGGCAATATCTGGTCTCGGCCCAACGACGACGACACGGCTCGCTGGCAGATTCAGCGAAAGCAGGATCCGGCTGTGCAGAAGGACATTCAGCTGCTGGTGTATGACGATCACTACCCGCCGCGGGAGATGCTGGCAGCGGGATTCCCGGAACGCTGGGTTCCGGCGCAGTATTCCGAATCGGCCCGGCAGTTCGGCGGCTGGCCGGAATCTGAAAACGCATGGACGGCGGATCGCGAAGCCCGCACTTATTCGGCCGACAGCTCCACCGACTGGCAGTGGCTGCGATACCGGCACGTGGTTCCTGCGCCGTACGATTGGGACGATGTCGAAAATGGTCGCGAACTTCGCAACGCTGCCGCCGCGACGCTGGTCACGGATTTCTGTGGCTTCAACACAGCCAGAACCGGTGACTCCGACGGGAAACTCCGGGGCGCCAACAGGAACTACAGCGAAGACGTCTACTGGGTCGGTGATCTGACCCTGTGTGCGACCATCGATGTCGCAGCGGCTGAAACGAACGGAGCGGTCATGCTGGAACTTGTCGAAGGGCCGCGACGGTTCCGCTGCGAGTTCAATCTGACCTCCGGTGAGGTTCGGCTGCTGAATATCGGGCTCGCGAATCGCCGCTCCGATGAGCCGAATCTGATGGCGTCAGCATCCACTCCCGTCAAAGGCACCGGCAAATGGGACGTCCGGTTTGCCAATGTCGACGACCGCGTGCTGTTATGGATCGACGACGAACTGGTGGAATTCGACGCGCCGACGACGTACGAAGACGCTCACGCGGGAGCACCCATTGCGACGCTGGAAGACCTGGCTCCGTGCGGTATCGCAGCCCGCAGTGCTGAACTGGAAGTCTCCCGATTGCTGCTTCAGCGGGATATCTACTATCGCAATGAGACCTATCCGTTTGCGACCGCTGATGAAGTCCCGGTCGTAGACGATCCGCGATTCCTGCAGCACATTTCTGAAGTCCGCGACGAAGGGGCACTGCGAAACAGTCTGGCTGACCCGTCGAAGTGGTCTGAAAACTACCTGGAGACCTCCGGAATTCAGCAGGAAAGGTACAGCCGGTTCATGGAGTTCCGGCTGGACGAAGGCGAGTACCTGATGTTTGGCGACAACTCCCCGAAGAGCAAGGACAGCCGTCTGTTTGATTTGAATTCCCGGCCAATGGCGGGAGTCTTCAGCCATCGATATGCGGTCCGGGAGCAGGACCTGATCGGACGTGCCCTGTTTATTTTCTGGCCGCACGGCATCCCGTTTCTGAATGACGGCAAGGGTTTTGCCGTGCTGCACCATAAGGAAAAGAACACCCAGCGGTTCTCGAATGAAAAGGTCAGAATTGTTCGCATGAAAGACTATCCTTCGGTGCGGTTTCCGTTCTATCCGAACTTTGGTCGCATGAAGAAGATCCGATAA